The genomic window ggtatatttttaatttaaatactttacatttccttttgagtttgaaataactagtactaaatgaattataattcaatcattCAAACTAAAAACTAACACATTTAAGTCAAGATAACTACCTAAATGCCCATCATTTTGCCAGATACTTGGAATACTCCGGGAACAAGTAGCCAACGCTCAATCGCTCCACCTTCACCTCCCGCGCATCCACTACCACCTTCAATAGCTTCAATGGACACACATTGGAAGCTgccgaagaaaaagaagaaagccgacgatgaaattttaaaagtatttaaggagTGTGAGGGATCTGCAAGGCAGTATGAAAGAGAGCATGATCGAGTTGCGGAAGAATTAGAAAGAGAGAGGATTAGACAACGTGATGTAGAGCTGCAGTTGCAAGCTAAATggctggatttttttaaagaagctttGAAGGTATTGGATGCATATTTGGCgaataaaagtgaataaaatcggacattatttgtttcgccaaatatgcaactaatagtaagttatttggttaggcttattgttttgtttgtttattgttattaagttttatttgtgtatgtagataaagattagctaaataaataacttggacaatttattattttaagatcttttaattatatttcatagagaaatactttttatggaATGAATGGAATATTAtctggaaattttaatttatcacaaaagaaaaaccatttctacattaaaaaatcatttactaAAACTTGGCTGCAAAACAGCTCTTTATGAccgtcaaaaattcaaattaaaataacagcacatGTACATTGTACAGTCTCTTAGCGACAACACcgttctataaaatacaatatagagcttaaaagtaataacac from Trichoplusia ni isolate ovarian cell line Hi5 unplaced genomic scaffold, tn1 tig00002277, whole genome shotgun sequence includes these protein-coding regions:
- the LOC113507510 gene encoding uncharacterized protein LOC113507510; this translates as MLNSDGTGDSRTEEKWRKVDVEEEESLSGTHLQETNTKTIKKVIVDDIPIKLTPVADDTWNTPGTSSQRSIAPPSPPAHPLPPSIASMDTHWKLPKKKKKADDEILKVFKECEGSARQYEREHDRVAEELERERIRQRDVELQLQAKWLDFFKEALKVLDAYLANKSE